The window CTTATGTCCCATTCAGTCATACCCCCATGTTCCTTGGCTGACTGGCATTATCTAGTGGGAGATGTATAGTATAAGCACACCTTGTTAGTCATCCACATCTCTCTACTTCTTCCAAACCAGTTATGTAGTTTATCACAATGGTAATTGGGCAGGAAGAAGAGTAAGGAAATCATGACTCAGTGAAGCCTACTCCATTGCTTATATTGTCACACTAatggctagaccaggggtgtcaaacttgcatttttggggccgaatcaggcccctgcaggactcctatcagaccccccgagcaactgcttccttcttcctctctcttgcttccttctgcataatagcttgatttgcaaggcttgctcaattgcacaggagcttcagagcaaaacctctattttctccattggctgaggcttctcccttggggaggaaaggagaaggaatAGCATGTTTTGCCAATcgctggggaaagaaggaaagagccagagcttcctttgcccagttccctggatcccatgggagaactaccaagaaagcacctttaagaccaatgagtgctaatgttttaagcatgttttattttaaggtttttttagttgtgtttgtctgtgttctttaaaaagtttatatctctgctacctaatcttaaatggcccggcccaacatgtcttggcccaacccaacatggcgtggtccctcaaggtctcatttatgtcagatccagccctcataacaaatgagttcgacacccctggactagactaGGCACAAGATGGAAAACTTCAGCCCTGGAGAACCCACTGTTCATTCTCCTCTGTATGTTTGCCTGATCAGGAAGGTAGACAAGTAACAAAAGTGCATGTCATTTCTTACCTTTTGTCTCAAAAGGATAGAGATGCACACTCAGCTATATGAGTTCTGTTATAACAAAAAGGTGGTAACCCTGCATAGGAACAGCTAGTTTTCCGCCGCTGTCTAGTGCTTTTGGAAGTCCTTGACTTCATGACATGAGTGGGAGCAACCCTTGCCTCTGTGCAAGTTGAATTGTTGACCAGGAAAGCCTGTCATATTTCCTACAGAGATGTAAAAGAAATTTAGGGATGATAGCGACAGATGGTTATTGTAACTATGAGCTCATTAAAAGCTGTTGAATAACTGAGAGAGGTGCTGCCACTGAAGTGTTTTCCCAACAGCCCAGTGCTAGGTGTTCACCAATGGAGGTGGTTTTGCTCACTTTAGTTCTCTGTTGTGTATACTGAGGGTTTAGCTGCTTTGGAGATGTTTTGGTCCTTTGTGCCAGTGGCATGGTGTTACTGTGTGAGACTACTACTGTCAAGGAGTGCTCCTAAGAGAATACAGCTTTTCCTAACGTAGGTTTATTGCCAGAAGTGGAAGATGCTCTCTAGCTATGGATGTTGAGTTTTTTGCACACCATTTTGCTTGGGACAGAGGAAGACCCTCTTTGATCTCTTTGACCCCCCCCTATACTTGAGTGGGTTGTTTTGTCTATGGAATCCCAGTTTTAGTAATGAGGTGGAAGTTTCCAATAGGTGTATGTGCTTGGTGTTCTCAGGCAGAGTACCTGTAAGGGGTTTTTAGAAGATGTTTCTGTATTTGTTTTCCTTGATTGTGGCGTGTGTAAAATGCCTGCTGTGTTTCCTTGCTGCGGCTGTGTAGTGATTTAGGATATTGGCTAACTCAGGAGTCAGTGTAATTGGGTGACACAGTCATGCCACTGTGACTCCTATAGGAGTGTATTTACTTGGAACCTGTTCTACTATTTTATCTTTACATTGGTAGGGGACATGAGATCTAGCCCTGGGGAAAAACAGGTTGTTGCCAACCTTCTCAGCTATAACTGTCTAAATATATTGGGTTgcttccttttgccattttgcagAGGAAGGAGAGGTGATCTGTCCTGATTTCTCTTCTCACTGCAGTCTGTCCTGATctgtttggctttttttttttttttggtctatgAGGGTCCTCTCTTCACTTGGCAATTGTTTTTTCAAAAGGGTCTGCTGGGGCAAAGGGAAAGTGTGGAAAGATTGCTTTTGTCACTGGATTGTTCATAGAATGCAATCCATTCTGTTTTAATCTTCAGTTTCTcattaaatttttaccataacCAAAGTTTATACAAGCCTTTAATGAATATAATATTTTTAGAAATCATGTTAGAAGGATTCCTGCTTGTATCATGATAGAGAGACTAGTAAAAGCCATGGTTCCAGTCTGATTTGTGATACTTATGTGGATTAGGCCAAATATCTTTAGGGTCTCCACTTGGATGTCTCCTGTTAATTTCATCTTGGTTTTGTTCACGCAGTCTGGGGATGTTAAAGTTGGATATTTTATTACAACTGAACAGTTTTTATAAAGCTGCCCTTTATCTCAGCTCTGCTAACTTACAGAGAAATTGCTTGCTGGGGCTGTGTTCAGTGTTCTATAAAAGTGCTTGCCATATTTGGTAGGAATTATAGTGCTGCTATCAAGCATTCCCCAAACCAGTTTTCTTTGTTCCACAGGTGATCACCGGAGGACACTATGATGTTGACTGTCGCTTAGAAGATCCAGATGGCATTGTGTTATACAAAGAGATGAAGAAACAGTATGATAGTTTTACTTTTACTGCACCCAGAAATGGAACATATAAATTTTGTTTCAGCAATGAGTTTTCTACCTTCACACACAAAACGGTGTACTTCGACTTCCAGGTTGGAGATGATCCACCGCTGTTTCCTAGTGAAAACAGAGTCACTGCACTTACTCAGGTAGAATTGCTTTTTACTTGGTGTAGAATAGGCAACATCTTACTCAAACTTAAGTTTCTAGAGGTGGTTACTTGGATGCAGCACATTGATTATTAAGTCATACTAAGCTATATATAGATTCAGGCGGGTAACTGTGTTGTGGGGTTTCCAAAATGACCCTTGGCACAGTCAGGGACGTTTcagtctcattttcttttttctaggcaggaaataaataggttttttaaaaatgtaaaataaaataaaattgcagaATGCAAAGAGAGTTggagattccccccctcccccaactcatATAGATGAACAAGCCAATACAGTTATGAGGGCTGTGGGCAGGGGAGCTGTTCTGTTGGTAGCTTCCAACTCttatttctctctcacactctttcCCCTGGATCCCGTATCCCACAGGATTTCCCAATGCActgccacccaaaattttctggctacacctTTACCtgtatccagggtttttttgagcaggaacgcggtTCTGGCTTGCTccgtgtcagggggtgtggcctaatatgcaaataagttcctgctgagctttttttcctacaaaaagccctgcatgaaacaatggtgatgtcggggtgtgtggcctaatgtgcaaatgagttcctgctgagttttttctaccaaaaaagtcctgtatattCTGTCAGTTGAACTATGATAacagagaagatgatgattttgcccctttccccttcctttccttttgtaccttTTTCCCTTTCTGGGCAATGTAATAATTAGTCCATGTGGACCCTGCAGCCCTGGAAATAATCTCTCCGagaattaggaagaacttcagaAGGAAAAGGTCCTCCATCCTGGCAGCCCTGTGGTTCCAAATGTTATTTACTTCTCAGGTTGTTATTCTGAAGGGAGTACAGCCAGAGAGAGAAGACagtgtttaggactgcagtcaGTCACCCTCTTATCTGCAGAAGTCACAGACATCTGTAGCAGTAGTGTAAACTGCAGCTTGATATGAATTGGGGAATTCACTCATATACTAGCTTGTCAGATTTTATAATCTGTTTGCCACAATGGAGGAAAGAGTTCCGTGCACTGTCAAGAATGTAAATGTCTGTGCATAATTAATATCAAGAACATAAAATGCAAAGTATTAATCATACAGTTGAGTATGAACATATAATAAGACTTGAATGCTTATACTACCAGTTAAAATTTGTGTGTTTTATGCCTTGGAATACCTCATTATTGGTCACAGTTTTGCTCAGAGCATTTTGTCTACTCCAGCAACTACTGAAACATAATTTTAAGGTTGTTGCTTTCTGACCTGATGGGAGAAGGATGAGCATTTGGATCAATACATTACCAAAAATGGAGAAAATACTCCTAGAGAATGTTTCCATGTCCTTTTTCTGTTCAAGAAATATTAAGAGGTGAAACTTCCTATATGCTAAAATCAAGTTATTTGGTTTGTGTTTTCTTTATCCTTAAAGCATAAAGCCTTCCTATCAATGCAAACAATAATTAGATGAAGAAATAGTGTAGCCATATTAATAGCTGTTGGTTAGCCTTCAGGAAGTAAAGCTCAAATCAGTGGAGAAACCTAAGCAATTGCAAAAGTATATTGTCTAATGGGGAGCTATTCATTAATATTCTCTTTTTCTTTATCCAGATGGAATCTGCATGTGTTGCAATTCATGAAGCTTTAAAATCTGTCATTGATCATCAGACTCATTTTCGACTAAGAGAAGCCCAAGGCCGCAGCAGAGCAGAAGATTTAAACACACGGGTGGCTTATTGGTCAGTAGGAGAAGCTATCATTCTTCTTGTAGTTAGCATTGGGCAGGTATTTCTTCTCAAAAGCTTCTTCTCAGACAAAAGAACCACCACTACCCGTGTTGGATCATAACTCATGTTGAGAAAATACTTCAAATCCATTGTTCCTTTGTAAAATACTGTTCTTCAAATAATTTCTAGTTACAGAGCAATTAAACattgaaaacattttaaatatgttTAGCCTTCTCTCTCTACTTAAAGTTGCAAAATACATGTTCCCCAAAAGCTGTGGAAAAATGCAGCTTTTTATTTGTAATATATGGATTTTGTCTTGTCTATGTCTGCAAAGATTTAACTTAAGGttgcaccatttttttaaaaagtatgagacGACATGGGAGTATAATGATTTAAAACATTCTTCAAAATGTTGATTGGGGAGCATCCATATGAAAAGTGGATGGCAGTCTGATTTCTCAAGTAAAAAGTTATGAGAATAAAAAAAACAATGATTAATTGTAGTCTCAAAGCCATGTACTGCActgttttgatttttctatgaCAATGCCGGTCACATTTTCTTGTATTTTCTTGTTTTACTGAACCAAATTTAAAACTGAGTATCCTGGGAAATCCAGTTCTCTGTACTTGGAAAATGTTTATCTAGttgatttgcatttttcttttaaataaatggggAGAATATCTTGTAATTCTCAGAATTATTCAAGCTGAGGTACTGCTGATTTGAAGAACTGAAATTTACTGGCAGATCCACAAATAGTCTGAGTCACCCATTCCCACTTGACATCAATAACACTGAGCTAAGCACAAGTGGACTGGGATAAATGATTTTATCTGAGCATAAGTTTGCTTTCAGTATAATATATTAGTCCCATGTTCTCTGGGACCAGGTTTGAAATATGTGGTTTGTGGATTATAACCTTAAAAATGGCTTATTAAGCAGCATCTGTATAACCACCCAGCATGGCTGTATAAGTTTAATATATCTCCTTTTGAAGCCTTTAAATTAACTGCTGGAAATCTAGTTTTCATGGATGTAATACACTAATTTGTTGCTTTGTGCCACTTTTGAGCTGGAGAGCCTCCTTGTGtggtggtttacaatcttcttggTAATTTGGATTTTCTTAGCTTGTATCAATCACTTGCTCATGGCTAGCATATACTGGGTATTTGAGATGATATATTGTACTGTAGTTACAAGCAATCAAAGTAACATTAATAGTACCATCCTAGTGATAAACACATCTGTTTGAAAGTACGTCTCAGGGCTAAATTAGTTCTTGTTTTGGAAAAGTTGGGTT is drawn from Heteronotia binoei isolate CCM8104 ecotype False Entrance Well chromosome 4, APGP_CSIRO_Hbin_v1, whole genome shotgun sequence and contains these coding sequences:
- the TMED7 gene encoding transmembrane emp24 domain-containing protein 7, translating into MMLSGRRGLGTLAGLWGLLLLLNLDCAVRASEITFELPDNAKQCFYEEIMQGVKCTLEFQVITGGHYDVDCRLEDPDGIVLYKEMKKQYDSFTFTAPRNGTYKFCFSNEFSTFTHKTVYFDFQVGDDPPLFPSENRVTALTQMESACVAIHEALKSVIDHQTHFRLREAQGRSRAEDLNTRVAYWSVGEAIILLVVSIGQVFLLKSFFSDKRTTTTRVGS